TAACATCTGGAGCCATAAAATATAAAGTTGGAAGCAAAATCAGCAATATCCAAAACTGAGAAGCAAAACCTGCAAAGTCACAACTAAAAACAGCTGTAACTACTCAACAAATGAATTTGAAGCCTTAATACTTTGggaaaattcatcattaataTATTCGAATTCATAGAAAAAATTTCATCCCTGTACATTTGGTTTCACCACCTCAACTTTTCTTTTTGctctcctgtaaaatttcaCAAAGTGGATTTTGCAGCTTTTGCTTTTAGGCCCCACATATAGTACatctactatatatatatatatatatatatatatatatatatatatatatatatatatactagtgCATTGAGTGCATTGTAGGTTaaaattcagcaataaatgaagtagactgtacaaaaaacattatattgctttcaaatattttcaaggtaattattgaaaagtacaagtaacctttataaaggatgaaaaaaggaaatcatcatgaaaataggttatgtttactattgaagtactcgtagacttgtaaaattgtaaacttgtagatcataattttttgtgaaacgtgagtacttataaacttgtaactacaagtacttgttcgtaaccatggttggtaacaatacttgtacctttgtgaaatggGCCCCTGGCGGAGAGTTGCCCCTTCCCCTTCCACCAGCCACAAGTGTCAATCATTTTCCCTACTACACGTGCTGCACCTTCCCTCCTCCCTTCCTCATATTCATTCCCTCTCTCTCGCACACACatgtgaagaagaggaagaagaagaagaagaagaggaaggagaagaggaggaagaagaagaagaggaaggagaagaggaggaagaagaagaagaggaaggagaagaggaggaagaagaagaagaggagaaggcgggaaagaagaagaagaagaagaagaggaaggagaagaggaggaagaagaagaagaggagaaggagggaaagaagaagaggaaggagaagaagaagaagaagaggaagaggagaaggagggaaaggagaagaagaagaggagaaggcgggaaagaagaagaagaagaagaagaagaagaagaagaagaggaagaagaagaagaagaagaagaggaggaagaagaagaagaggagaaggcgggaaagaagaagaagaagaaggagacgagTGTTCCGCCCTTCCACTAACCTTTGTACCGCCCATACGCCACATAAGTGGGGGACTGCGCTCCTCCGTTGCAGTCAAGGCGCCAGCACCATTCTTATTCCGATTCGAATTTAGTCGAATTCCCACTGCTCAAATGGTGCGATAAGAGTTTCAGGTACTCGAGTTTATCGAAGTCGCTTGTCATGCTCATTACATGCACTTGAGGCCCCAAATCTGAAATAATCGATGCTCGGTCACTTGGCGACTAACATGTCGCGTCGTCGAGCCATGTTGTCGCGCAGTCGTGGAATTGTTAATACTGGAATCGCCTAGTCTGAACGTTACATTTTGAAAACACAAGCTGCGTCGACGAGCCACTGAGTCAGTgtgaccatagagaaacaatagcataagtaaatatcccatggtatagagcgtttatttcgcaacttttactgttatctcaagccgatagtttatgtaattctttcccgtgaagctgtgtgacactggtagtctctcatattgtgccgtttatacactctcaccccaacaaaacagttaaattcgacaataatcggcttgagataacagtaaaatttgcgacataaatgccctataccatgggatatctacttatgctattgtttctctatggtgtgaCCGAGTAGTGCGTAAAGCTGCAATTAGTTGTTGATGCGTTTTCTTCTTGGCAAGTCTTCAAATGTAGTTTCATGTTTATGCATGGTGTAATTTTAGCTATTTATTCAAGCATTCAAAAAGTACAATTtattaaatgtttcaaaatttgacCGATTTCTGAATTTAATCTTTGAAGAGATGGTAGCATAGAATCCACTGCTTAACATAATCAGGTAGAGAAAGCGTTGGCTAGgtgtttttgttttcaattgcgttgcattaaaaaaaattatcttctcctttatcttctacttaattttttctttaaaataattaatgagtCTATAGACTTTTCTTCAATATACGATAAAATTCTCAACTTATTGAGTGACTAACATTTAAATCTAGAACAATTATCTGTTCATAAAAACATTATGAATAATGACACTTCATGTACCTGTAGGAAGTTTACCCCATTGAGGAGTGACTAACATTTCAAATCTATAGCAATTATCTGTTCATAAAAAACATTTACAATTTATGTAAGCCTACTTGTAGGAagctttaaatattaatttatgtttcAGGTTGATGAAAACCTCATTAACAGACCATTTAAAGGACCCCTGAAAACACCACCCATAGAAAACTATGCAAGTCCAGATGGAGAATACATAGACACAACTAAAAAGTGGTAATgttatagattattattatttgtaattgtgATTAGTATTTGATATGTAATAAAACATTTGTGAACAACAAATGATGTGCAGTTCTTTTTCATTCGGATTCGCCCTTTCATGTATTTAAGCCTTCAGTAATATCTGAAAAGTTTGTAAAGGCAGTTTTAAGAGTAGTGCATACCAATGCGATTCGCATGTCGGCGATGGTGAAGATTGTAATAGTTTAAACAAGGATTTAAAATGCAGCCGCTTCCGTCGCCGTCGTGCAAATCGCAGTGGTGGGGACAATGCTCATGATGGTACTGAAATTTATGAgattgaaatgttaacaaatattgtgtggtgtggcgcactcacacaactttccttgccgttatgaaaatttatcacctgacgctagtgttcacgcgcatctcaagtctactattcaaagatctgagcgaGATGGTGaaaggacaataacgctggagacacacgaagtctgctatctcttcatagtgaatcatttaatagaatcaacagttgccaacaatttgttattggataatcacattttctcgaatttcgagctcattttcaattttaggtggaaatgttactgaacattaattgtagagattttcatgctctatcttttccacttgaaattttttgtttaaatagtatctgaagcctgataattgggaatctgaaatcaagctttgcatagatggggtggagctcctgaaatttttacagatatgggtcttgtggcagttgatagagctcatcaatgactattttaggtataaatttgaacaaaatcgttgaagtcgttttcgagaaaattgcgacaaaccctgttttgacaacattttcgtcttgaatttcatttgatcgaattgttcgtttcggatccttatattataaggaccttaagttccaaatttcaagtcattccgttaattgggagatgagatatcgtgtacacagacacgcatacacacacacatacagaacaaaacccaaaaaccactttttggactcaagggacattgaaacttataaaaaattagaaattggggtacgctatttttttcggaaagaaatactttccttacctatggtaatagggcaaggaaagtaaaaattataaattatgattcactaattttataAAGTGAATTGCCCAAATAATTTTTTACTAGAACATtaacatacaatattataaagattATTCATGCTGGTTTCACAATATTAACTCACAATGATTCTTCAGAAAAAGACATGACGTCatgaaattgtaaataaattttactgttttacaAACACGTGCTCCTATAagtaaattataatatcataagaTTGGTATTTCATACACTGTGATGTCACTATTGTGTTATGGTTTAACCATAATAATTTGAGATATTCAACAAACATagaatattgtgaaaaatatcaacaagaaatagaattttatagaagttttgaatttgattatCTTCAATAACACTATTAAATTTAGCTAtgataaaattttacaaataaaacttGCACCTAATAAAATacatcaaatttaaaatattgatttgattaattcGACTCTACAACATCgataaacataatatataattatcttaATATCATTTCGAATTCAATGATACAGATATTCAATAATGTAACCTAGGATTAAAATTGAGCGTGCTTTCAGAGCTTGTGAGAAATTTATCTGCTGCAAGAATATACTATAAGAGTAGGCTAATTTACCTCTCAATGTGAAGTAGTTGATCCACAACAAAAAATTTGTCTTTGTAATTATTCGTTCGGTGCCCACAATAATTATAGTGAAAAActtatttcataaaaatcagaAAACCGTGCATGATAACTATCCATGAACCTCATAACACAATTTTAATAAGTCAATTACTTATCGAGCTAAATTTTTCACAAACTCAAATATCACATGCTATATGCAGTCATAATACCTATCCATATAAACTATTGCATCCTTGAATGACTTTATTCATTGATAGCTAATTAAAGTAATTTGATAGCTAATTTGGAAAACtggtttaaaaaatatataatatatggaaattactgagatattgcaattattcaaatgctaatgaattattattattattaaaccaaaattcaaattaaatgctgtaattcaccccgaagactgacttctgctactgcaaatattaacaacaataatttttgaatagtagcgctcatcgaatttccttctagctgtttaccctgttgtcaatatttgcagtggcagaagtcttcggggtgaattacagcatttaatttggattttcttttaataataatatataacataTAGCCTATTtgattcagaaaaaatacacaaACCAAACACAATTTCTAAAGAAGAAATCAAATACGGTAGGCATCAAGTTGTACTGAAgcttatttttatcattactaTCACATTCTAGATTCAGTCAACATACCGATTCATACATTACCTCTCTTATTGCACCATGtataaaaaatagttgaaaaatctCATTCattgtttaaggctgtgcaaaggctaaaaataaacattctactcgtgatatttttcaaagtttttttatttgtatatcatcaagctatcaaaatgaaaaagttttctcagaaatttttttctgatcattactttttgagatacgagcgcctaaagattaaatttttgggacagaacatttcaaattcggttacAAATTTTCGGTCATTCATGAAAAAAAAgttagagataaatccatgagatttagaggatagattcttcatgctattattgatctagtaaaacgaaaatataaatttttgataaagttattcaatttaccaaaaagtaattttttgtaatttttagtaaattcagtaactttctcaaaaattgatattttctgaaaatttttgttttactagatcaacaataccataaagaatcaatcctctaaatctcatggatttatctcttaccgaatttgaaatgttctgtcccaaaaatttaaactttaggcgctcatatctcaaaaagtaatgatcggaaaaaaatgttttcccgagaaaactttttcattttgatagcttgatgatatacaaattgaaaaactttgaaaaatatcaccagtagaaagtttatttttagcctttgcacagccttaataataCATTACCCCGTATTCAAAATTGGATAGGGGTAACAATGAACTGTCCCTTTGATCTGCTCAATTTAACTAATTAACCTCTTATTGGCATCTACTTTTCCCATGGATTCATCCCAATTTTAAATGTATTTCTTAACAATCCTCAATCTTCACTCCACTTCCTAATTGAAATTATATCTTAGTTATTTATGACGTTGATCCTGCAATATTGGTCTTATCGGCCCAATGTCTTCAACTATCTAATATTAGCTAGTTTTATTGCACAATTTCGATGCATCTGACGAACATTTTGTTTCATCTGAAATGCATTTTGATGATGGTTTTGTGGATGACGTCGACCATGGACATTCACTATTTTCTTTCCAAGCAGCGTCTCCATCTTCATACTCTTCCTTTTTCCAAACGGGCACAGAAGATTTAAGAGTGTTAATTGCATAGTCCACCGCTGACAGACTGGCCTGTCTGTGGGGTGATGAAATAGCTATAACTACACTGGCTTCCATTACTGGCACTTCGCCTAACCTGcagagtaataaataaattaataaaaccatTTAAAATTGAGGCCCGGTTTTTAGGACtcttattaaatttaatggaaCAATTAAATCTATAGGTCTAATGGtccattatatttaataataattgttctacAAACTAGGCCTTAAAATCAGATTTATTTGGACCTTGAGATTTATTTGAATCTCGAACTGAAAAGCTCAACAAATCCTGGAATgtaatataaaattcaaaataattatttatttaatcattcaggattacacaacttacagaaaacagaaaagtaccacaggcttataagcccaaaaacggttccaattctaattgttacaacagtccaaatgtagctaggttatgtgtcacttaacattcttcagttacacactcaatttactattcaaaaaatacaaagatcatttttagattaaaaaatacttctaaattagGTAGAtgattggaataaaatattgtgactTATTTTTATCGTTGTTGAAACTAATCGACAAACATTGTTAAATTCAgtaatttcttaatttcagtttaatttttcttgatttaatttcaGTTAGATATATCTGTAGGGACTTATTTCTATCTTTATTTAAACTACAAATCATTAAACACCCGAATTGAACTGCTAgaacatttcaaggataatataaaaggaaaaaggagcctccttcatacgccaatattagagtaaaaatctggtgtggcgcactcacacaactttccttgccgttatgaaatttgatcacctgacgctagttttcctgcgcatctcaagtctactactattcaaagatctgagccagctggtgacaggacaataacgctggaaacacacgaggtctgctatctcttcatagtgaatgatttaatacaatcaacagttttcaacagtttgcaattgaaataatcacattttctcgaatttcgagcttatttttaattttaggtgaaaatgttactaaacattaattgtagagatgttcatgcttaatcttttccacttgaaattatttgttaaaaattgtatctgaagcctgataattggaaatctaactttgcatagatggggcggagctcttgaaatttttacagatataggacttatggcagttgatatagctcatcaatgactattttaggtatgaatttgatcaaaatcgttggagccattttcgagaaaatcgcgaaaacccctgtttttgacaacattttcgccattttagccgccatcttgaatcgcatttgatcgaaaatgttcgtgtcggatccttatagtgtaaggaccttaagttccaaaatttcaagtcattacgtgaattgggagatgagatagacgcacatacacttatacatacagaccaatacccaaaaaccacttttttggactcaggggagcttgaaacgtatagaaatttacaaatttgggtaccttaatttttttcggaaagcaatacttcccttacctatggtaatagggcaaggaaagtaatagggcaatcagactatagaattattcatcataaatcagctgacaagagtgattacacagatgtgtggagaagccagtctattgctgtatttccataagatctatagtttcaatcaggtaattgtggatgagaatactgcgtgaggtctactgttcacagaactactagtatagaaaCTGCTTGGTATAAAGTTCATGTTTTTACACAGTTTACTAAAAATTTGAAGAGATTGGATTTGTCTTTTTTTTCACTTACTGTACAGAAGTATATTATGATTATCTATCTAATGATCATAAATTCTCACCTATGATATATGGCAATATGTTTGACATCAGGCCATCTCTTTCTAATATCGGCACAAACCACTTTCATTACCTTGTAGGCCATCGATTCATAAGCTTGGTACACTAGTTGCTTAACCTGTACAGaaaaactaaattattatatattattttcactgaCTAAAAATAAAATCACCCTCAACACTTTTGTAATTTAGAATGTCGTGATGAATACCAAAATAAATTACAAGCCTTATAAAACCAGcagtaatttacatttttaaatcaACTTAgattaaattcatatttataaGATTGTAGTTTTTAGGTAAGATAATATTATGCACTGCTTTAATATTGTAGAAAGACGCATGGctcaataaattttttattgacgtACTCAATCCCAA
Above is a window of Nilaparvata lugens isolate BPH chromosome 4, ASM1435652v1, whole genome shotgun sequence DNA encoding:
- the LOC120350947 gene encoding molybdopterin synthase catalytic subunit 1, yielding MDYLKLTDDVLTLDDLLKTVSSPDCGAVSFFVGTTRDNFNSLKVKQLVYQAYESMAYKVMKVVCADIRKRWPDVKHIAIYHRLGEVPVMEASVVIAISSPHRQASLSAVDYAINTLKSSVPVWKKEEYEDGDAAWKENSECPWSTSSTKPSSKCISDETKCSSDASKLCNKTS